GTTTATTTAAATCAGTGCTATCAGCTAATAAAAATGCTTTATTTTCTGTAGCAGAAATTAAAATCATCTTGACATTTGGTTTGTTTACAACTGTAAAAAATTGTCTTTGTTTATAAGGATAAAATCCTGAAACTTCTATGATGTAATCAAATATTGCAGTAATTTTAGGGTTTGTCATTTTATATTAATCCTCCTGTGAATCCTAAAGCTATAAGTGCTATTGCTAAAATCAAGATTATAGTCGCAAATATAATGAGCATAGTCATTGATTTAGATATGGTTTTGTGTTTTAAAAACTTGTTGAAAAATCTGAAAAATGAAGCAAAACCAAGACTTATTAAACTTAAAAATGCCATTATGATCCCGCTTGTATACATTAATGGATTTTTTTCTTTTTCTTCATCTCGCATTATGGTTTTGTATTCTTCAATTTGTAAAGCAAAATTTTGAGTTGCTTGTTCTTCTGGACTTAATTGTTCTTGGTTTTGACCAGTTGTCTGATTTGTGGTTGGATTTGTTGTTTCTGTATTATTAGACTCGGAAGTTGTTTCATCTGCCTGTTGTGAAATAGGTTGTTCATTTGTGTTCTCAGTTGAATTATTTGGTTGGTTATCGGAAGGCGGAAGTGAGTCTTGATTTTCTTCATTTTTTAAGTATTTTGAAGCATTTGCATCATTAGTTGTTAATTTTTGTCAAAGACTAAACTCTTTGCTGATTATGCCTATTAAGTTTGTGAATTTTTCAAATCAATTTATATAATTAAATGTTTTTTGACTAGCTAATGCTTTAGCTAAAAACACATCTTTTTTTGTTTTATTATATAGTTTTTCAATTATCGAAACATCTTGGTTATAAAACTCGAATTTACTTTTTATTGAATCAAGAGCAAACTTATTTTGTGGATTTTGAAGTCTTTTTTGTATAGAAATTAAAGCATTGTCATAACCAAAAGTTGATTCTTCAATAGTTGCTGTAATTAATTGAAATAACGCTACTCTTACTTGATTTCTAATAGTGGCTTCTGAGTTTTTTAAAGTGCTAAGAATTTGAGTTATCAACAAACGAACTGGAGTATTAATATTTGGACTATCTAGTTCATCAACTTTGTCAGCGTATTCAGAAACAATTTGTGATTGATCATTTAAAAAATTTTCATTATAAACAACTTTAACTGCTGAAGATAATAGTGTGAAAATCGAAGTACTTAAATAAGAATTGTTGATTTTTTCAAACTCCATTTTTTCACCTATACCAAAAGCTACATAGAATTTTTTAAATAGTTCTTGAACGTCTTTTATATATTTTTCATAAATATATTGAAAGCCTTCAGTTTTATCGTCATTTGTAATATTGGATAGTTTATAACTTCTGGTAAATTCTGGCTTGACTAGGTCTGTAATTTTTACAGTAAATAAAGCACTTCCATTTAAATTTTCTTCTATTTTAGTTACAGTATATTGATATCTAGTGTTGATTGGATTGTTGAAAAAGAAGAATTCATCTGACTTTTCTTGTTCATTTTTGTTTGTATCTTTATTAAAAGCACTAATGATTTCTGACATTGTTCTGCCTATATATTTTCCTCTGACCTCAGGTTTTAAAGTTGGTACTTTGAGCATAAAATCAACAGGTTTAAAAGCTGGCGGAGCATCAACATCATCTATTGGTTTTGTATTATCATCAACAATAGGTGGCGGTGGAGTATCAGGAGCAGTTGGGTTTTGTGGTTGCTGATTTTCTTCTTCTATAGGTTTGTTTTGTTCTAAATCGAACTGAGTATATTTGTCTTTTAATTTTGACTCTAAATAATCATCTCAAGTATTAAATCCTGTTGGGGGTTTGATTGTAAATCCTGGTTCTTGTGCTATGCTTATTTGTTTTAAATCATCTTTTGTAAGTGGTGGAATGTCAGAATCTTCTTTAAAAAGAAAGTCTGAAAAGGAGTCTAGCATTTTTTTGGAATAATCAGAAATTATTTTGTCTAATTGTTCTTTTGTTACAAAATTGTCTTCATTTTCCTTCTTAATTTCTATTTTATCTTTATCTGAAATGAGTTTATTATATTGGGTATTGTCATCAGTTCCAAAAATAACATCATTATATTCTTTACCTTGAAAAGTTATTGTACCTGTATTATTTTTTCTATTTCTTGAAATTGCTTTTGGAAAAACTGCATTGATTCCAAATTGTTCTGGATTTTGAAGGATTTTATCTTGATTCGATTCTAGAAAATGAGTAATTTGTTGGAAATAGTTTAATTTTTTAATTCTATCTTCAAAAGAGATGGTTGAGTCTTCATTTAATTTGTTAATTTGTGAATTTATTTTGTCTATTGTGTTACTAATAGCTGCTTTTAACGCGTCTTTTATAGCTTTGTCTGTTGTATCTTTAAAAGTATCAAAATCTTTTGCGATTTCCTTAGGTTTTTCAGGTTCTTTAGGAGGTGGAGTTTGAGGATCAGGATCAGCACTTAAAATAGTTAAGAAAGGAATAAATGAAGTAACTGAAAGTCCAAGTAAAAATAAACTTTTTCTTTGTTTTTTACTCATTTTTTTCCTCCTTTAAACCTAGTAAGTCGGACATAGCTCAAATGTAAAATTCATCTTCTAAATGCTCTAGTCTTATAAATTCATTAATTTCAATTCCTACTTTTTGCATTGAATTTAAGTACAAAATTTCTTGTTTTAGACTCTGAATATGTTTTTTGTAATTATTTTTTTTGTGTGTTGTTTTAACAAAAATTCTTTTTTCATTAAGTGAATTTATGAAAATTTCTTTGTCTTTTACTAAAATATTGCAATTTTTTAGAAAAATGTATTTTGAATTGTCTGCTACTAAATCTCTTACTCAAATAAGAATTCTTTCATAAGAACCTATAGTTTTTGGATTGGGTTTAAATCACTCGTCAGAATCTTCTATATTTATAAAAATTTCTGCTTTTCTGGTTTCAAAAGTTTGGTTGTTTAAAAAATGAATTTCTAGACCAAAAATATTATTATTTGCCATACTGATCTCCTTTGTTGAACACAGTATGTTCTGAGTTGTTTTTTGTTAATAAAACTATTTCTTCTATTTCGTTTTCACGTTTAATTTTGATAATTTTTCTAGATACTTTTGATATAGTTTCATCTAAATCTTTAATGATTTTGTTTACTTTAACTAATCCGTTTTTAGCAGCATAAAATGAAGATTCGTTGATAAGAGCTTGTACACAATTTTGTAAATAAATTCCAATGGATGTTTGAATAAAAGAGTCAATATCTGGAATAATTGCAAACTCATCTAATTTGTTTAAATTTGTGCTTTTATCATAATTTAACAATTTATCAATGTCAAAATCTTCAATTGGTAAAATAGTAAAAGCATTGTCTTGGTTCTTATTAGAATTTATAACAAATCTTACTTTTTTATAGTTATCTTGCACATATAAAAGCTTTATAATTGAAGCTAAATTGGTTGAAAAACTTTTTTGATTTAGTTCAAAGTGTTTAATAACGTTTAGTTTATTTTTAACGCAAAATGAGTTTGCTTTTTCTCCAATAGTTATAAAGTCTAATTTAACATTTTTGTTTGTTTCTAAAATTAAATCTTCATATCTTGAATAACTATCAGTGGAATATTTTTGTTCTTCTTTTAAGTAAATTCATAACTCTTTATTAGCAAAGAATTTTTCTTCAATCTTATTTAAAAATTTATTTTTAGTTAAAAAACGTTTGGTTATAAATTCATTTTTAATATTAAATTTATTAGATAAATTTATTATTGCATATTTATTTAACAAAACATTTTCAACGTAAAAATTTAATTTTTGACTGAGTTTAATAATAGAAATCAACAAAATGTTTTTTTCACTATTTGCTTTTAAATGTATTTTTTTTAGATTGTCTCTTTTTTGTATAACTTTTTTTAAGTGCATAAATTACTACCTTTTTATAACTGAAATAAAATCTTTACTAAAAAGAGTTTTTAAAGATGAATTAGTCTCAGTTGATTTAAAAATTAATAGACCTGGAAATATTTCTAGTATTTTTTGAGTATTTAATAGTTTTACAATTTCTTGATTTAAATTAGTAAAAAATGTTTGTTCTGCTAAATCTTTTGATGATGCAAAATTTACGGCTATATTATTAGATGTTGTTTTAGAAGTTATTATCGGAATTAATAATGTCTGTGAGTATTTTGGGTCTAAATTAAATGAGATTACAAAGTCAGCAAATTCTAAATTATGCTTGTTTTTTAAAGCATTTTGATAGCTCTGTTCGTATTTTTTATACAACTCTGAGTTAAAACCTTGATTAGCTTTTAATAAAACATAAGAATATAACTGATCATAAGAAACAAAGTTGCTCTCTTGTCTTTTATTCTTGTAATTTTTATATAAATCTACTATTTCAACTTTTGTTTTATTATCGAAAATTAAATATTCTTCTAAGTTTTGTGTTTCAAGTTTTTCTTGATTTTTCTTCTTTTTAGAAGAAAAAGAAGAAAAAATATTTAACATTTTATTATTCATTTGTTGCTCCTTTATCTACTTTTTGATTCATAGAACGAATTTTAAACATTACTAAGACTATATCTGCTACTGAGTAAATGAGTAATAATAACAATGTAGCAATTTGAATTAATATAATAATTTGTAGCACAGATAACTGAGTAATAGGTGTAAAAGCAACGGTTGAAAAGTTATATGCACTCATAAGCAAAATTTCTCAACCTTGAAACACTAAAGCTAGTGCTGATAAGATTAAATAAGTAGAAATAAAAAACATTGAAATTAATTTCGGATTTTTATTTTTAAATAAAAACAGTGCAGTTGTTGTTAAACAAATTATTGAACTAATGAAGAAAATTATTCTAATGCTTAAAGCGTTTTTAATATAGATTGAAGCTATCAAAAATAAGAAGTTTACTATTAATTGGGCTACTATAAACATCATTAAGTTCATAGTGTTTCCTTGAATCTTGAGTCTTGAATAAAAGTTTAAAAACAAGTAAGAACCTAAAATAACTAGTAAAACAACAACAAAAGGTAAAAATAATTTAATACTAAAACTTGAAATGCTTAAGGAAGAAAAATTACCTAATCGAATTAAAAATATAAAATATCATAATAAGCAACTTGCAAGAATGGAAAATAATAATTGTGCTTGATTTTTGAAGTAAATTTTGTTGTATTCTTTAGAAAAAACAAAGAAAATTTTTATT
This Mycoplasma sp. 1654_15 DNA region includes the following protein-coding sequences:
- a CDS encoding MSC_0620 family F1-like ATPase-associated subunit — encoded protein: MSKKQRKSLFLLGLSVTSFIPFLTILSADPDPQTPPPKEPEKPKEIAKDFDTFKDTTDKAIKDALKAAISNTIDKINSQINKLNEDSTISFEDRIKKLNYFQQITHFLESNQDKILQNPEQFGINAVFPKAISRNRKNNTGTITFQGKEYNDVIFGTDDNTQYNKLISDKDKIEIKKENEDNFVTKEQLDKIISDYSKKMLDSFSDFLFKEDSDIPPLTKDDLKQISIAQEPGFTIKPPTGFNTWDDYLESKLKDKYTQFDLEQNKPIEEENQQPQNPTAPDTPPPPIVDDNTKPIDDVDAPPAFKPVDFMLKVPTLKPEVRGKYIGRTMSEIISAFNKDTNKNEQEKSDEFFFFNNPINTRYQYTVTKIEENLNGSALFTVKITDLVKPEFTRSYKLSNITNDDKTEGFQYIYEKYIKDVQELFKKFYVAFGIGEKMEFEKINNSYLSTSIFTLLSSAVKVVYNENFLNDQSQIVSEYADKVDELDSPNINTPVRLLITQILSTLKNSEATIRNQVRVALFQLITATIEESTFGYDNALISIQKRLQNPQNKFALDSIKSKFEFYNQDVSIIEKLYNKTKKDVFLAKALASQKTFNYINWFEKFTNLIGIISKEFSLWQKLTTNDANASKYLKNEENQDSLPPSDNQPNNSTENTNEQPISQQADETTSESNNTETTNPTTNQTTGQNQEQLSPEEQATQNFALQIEEYKTIMRDEEKEKNPLMYTSGIIMAFLSLISLGFASFFRFFNKFLKHKTISKSMTMLIIFATIILILAIALIALGFTGGLI
- a CDS encoding MSC_0621 family F1-like ATPase epsilon subunit; amino-acid sequence: MANNNIFGLEIHFLNNQTFETRKAEIFINIEDSDEWFKPNPKTIGSYERILIWVRDLVADNSKYIFLKNCNILVKDKEIFINSLNEKRIFVKTTHKKNNYKKHIQSLKQEILYLNSMQKVGIEINEFIRLEHLEDEFYIWAMSDLLGLKEEKNE
- a CDS encoding MSC_0622 family F1-like ATPase gamma subunit — protein: MHLKKVIQKRDNLKKIHLKANSEKNILLISIIKLSQKLNFYVENVLLNKYAIINLSNKFNIKNEFITKRFLTKNKFLNKIEEKFFANKELWIYLKEEQKYSTDSYSRYEDLILETNKNVKLDFITIGEKANSFCVKNKLNVIKHFELNQKSFSTNLASIIKLLYVQDNYKKVRFVINSNKNQDNAFTILPIEDFDIDKLLNYDKSTNLNKLDEFAIIPDIDSFIQTSIGIYLQNCVQALINESSFYAAKNGLVKVNKIIKDLDETISKVSRKIIKIKRENEIEEIVLLTKNNSEHTVFNKGDQYGK
- a CDS encoding DUF2714 domain-containing protein; translated protein: MNNKMLNIFSSFSSKKKKNQEKLETQNLEEYLIFDNKTKVEIVDLYKNYKNKRQESNFVSYDQLYSYVLLKANQGFNSELYKKYEQSYQNALKNKHNLEFADFVISFNLDPKYSQTLLIPIITSKTTSNNIAVNFASSKDLAEQTFFTNLNQEIVKLLNTQKILEIFPGLLIFKSTETNSSLKTLFSKDFISVIKR